Proteins encoded within one genomic window of Flavobacterium sp. NG2:
- a CDS encoding OmpA family protein, which yields MKKIVTIFLTLVAFTTSTRAQSLKKIDNLLNQKDYSKAITELLKIESKSQEVLEKLGDAYYNTKDMPEAKKWYGILVKKYEKNVSIDYLYKYNQTLRSTGDYTTADIYFQKATGKKVNTNEYFKNLKNNSITSSKIEKITTNSTTSDFAPSFYGDSLVFASSRGNGKIYKWNNQPYLDLYVGAIEQNGDIQSAKAFSKSLNSDIHESNATFSKDGKTVYFTRNNNDNGKRIKDENKITQLKVYKATLTNGIWGNITELPFNGDNYSIAHPSLSADGKQLYFASDMPGTLGSTDIYVVSINADGTYGKPSNLGTIINTNKAEQFPFISDDNTLYFASEGLLGLGGLDIFKSKSTNGTFETPQNLGDVINSSADDFSFIINGTKTLGYFASNREGSLVDNIYRFSNTITKSFISGTIVDSSTNNPVSGASINLTDSSFDVSKEITVGNDGKYSFQIKPGVTYTIVVNKEQYKENSSTFLAPEAGLKKEIALVKDVPKKPVFDPIYFDFDQSKITNSYKTSLDASVATIKANPDMNVRIEAYTDAIGTSQYNLKLSKERALAVKKYLTSKGIPAEKIEYVAHGNSMAVINCGNTDECKKASAKERKCVIELFTN from the coding sequence ATGAAAAAAATTGTAACTATATTTTTGACTCTTGTAGCATTTACTACTTCAACAAGAGCACAAAGCTTAAAAAAAATTGATAATCTATTAAATCAGAAAGACTATTCAAAAGCGATTACCGAACTTTTGAAAATAGAGTCTAAATCTCAGGAAGTTTTAGAAAAATTGGGAGATGCATATTATAATACCAAGGATATGCCTGAAGCAAAAAAATGGTATGGTATCTTGGTAAAAAAATACGAGAAAAATGTAAGCATTGATTATTTATACAAATACAACCAAACCCTAAGAAGTACTGGCGATTATACTACTGCTGACATCTATTTTCAAAAAGCTACAGGTAAAAAAGTAAATACTAATGAATACTTCAAAAACCTAAAAAACAACAGTATAACTAGCTCAAAAATAGAAAAAATAACCACAAATTCTACAACTTCTGATTTTGCACCAAGTTTTTATGGAGATAGTCTTGTTTTTGCTTCTTCACGTGGAAATGGAAAAATTTACAAATGGAACAACCAACCTTATTTAGATCTTTATGTAGGTGCTATAGAACAAAATGGAGACATTCAATCGGCAAAAGCATTTTCAAAAAGCCTAAACTCTGATATTCATGAGTCAAATGCAACTTTTAGTAAAGATGGCAAAACAGTTTATTTTACTAGAAACAATAATGATAATGGTAAAAGAATAAAGGATGAGAATAAAATAACTCAACTGAAAGTTTACAAAGCGACACTTACCAATGGGATTTGGGGAAACATAACCGAATTACCATTTAACGGTGATAATTATTCAATTGCTCATCCGTCTTTAAGTGCAGATGGAAAACAATTGTATTTTGCTTCTGATATGCCAGGAACATTAGGCAGTACTGACATTTATGTTGTTTCAATTAATGCAGATGGAACTTATGGAAAACCTAGTAATTTAGGTACAATAATAAATACAAATAAAGCGGAACAATTCCCTTTTATTAGTGATGACAACACCTTATATTTTGCTTCAGAAGGACTTTTAGGATTAGGAGGTCTAGACATTTTTAAAAGCAAATCAACAAACGGCACTTTTGAAACACCACAAAATTTAGGTGATGTAATTAATAGTAGTGCAGATGATTTTTCTTTTATTATAAATGGAACAAAAACCTTAGGTTATTTTGCTTCAAACAGAGAAGGTTCATTGGTTGATAACATATACCGTTTTAGTAATACAATAACAAAATCATTTATTAGTGGTACTATAGTTGATTCAAGCACAAACAATCCTGTGTCAGGAGCATCAATTAACTTAACAGATAGTAGTTTTGACGTTTCAAAAGAAATTACTGTTGGTAATGATGGTAAATATTCTTTCCAAATCAAACCAGGTGTTACCTATACAATTGTTGTTAACAAAGAACAATATAAAGAAAACAGCAGCACGTTTTTGGCTCCAGAAGCAGGTTTAAAAAAAGAAATTGCTTTAGTTAAGGACGTACCTAAAAAACCTGTATTTGACCCTATTTACTTTGATTTTGATCAATCTAAAATCACTAACTCTTATAAAACAAGTTTAGATGCTTCAGTTGCAACAATCAAAGCAAATCCAGATATGAATGTACGAATTGAAGCCTATACGGATGCTATTGGAACTTCTCAATACAATTTGAAACTGTCTAAGGAAAGAGCTCTTGCCGTAAAAAAATATTTAACTTCAAAAGGAATTCCAGCAGAAAAAATCGAATATGTCGCTCATGGAAACTCTATGGCGGTAATCAACTGTGGAAACACGGACGAATGCAAGAAAGCAAGTGCAAAAGAAAGAAAATGCGTTATTGAACTTTTTACAAATTAA